From the genome of Papaver somniferum cultivar HN1 chromosome 2, ASM357369v1, whole genome shotgun sequence, one region includes:
- the LOC113347733 gene encoding uncharacterized protein LOC113347733 isoform X1 produces MGKFQVRKEKELWKGRSIPSKTIVIIMKFKKCMKKIVMVVIMRRRKQVIVKSDHDKMTVMLWRWRKVYPRNSRWIALNSYGRSGGILLIWNSDMIEVDDFLEGIFFISISYRSIENNFRWDLIGVYGPCNVNEKKRFRMELATLHDYWDGMPLCFDGDFNENFLFPVLSTREIDRLTRRTRLTVFFSLRIGKIFFQI; encoded by the exons ATGGGGAAGTTTCAAGTAAGAAAGGAAAAAGAGTTATGGAAAGGGAGGTCAATTCCAAGCAAAACAATTGTGATAATAATGAAATTCAAAAAATGCATGAAGAAAATTGTGATGGTAGTGATAATGCGGCGTCGCAAACAAGTAATAGTAAAAAGCGATCACGACAAGATGACGGTGATGCTTTGGAGATGGCGAAAGGTTTACCCGAGAAATTCAAG GTGGATTGCGTTAAACTCGTATGGAAGATCGGGTGGAATATTGTTGATATGGAATTCGGATATGATTGAAGTTGACGACTTTCTTGAAGGTATTTTTTTTATAAGTATTTCTTATCGAAGTATTGAGAATAATTTTCGATGGGATTTAATTGGTGTTTATGGTCCATGTAATGTGAATGAGAAAAAACGATTTCGTATGGAGCTAGCTACATTACATGATTATTGGGATGGAATGCCTTTGTGTTTCGATGGAGATTTTAATGAG AATTTCCTATTTCCGGTGCTAAGTACACGTGAAATAGACCGCCTAACAAGAAGAACAAGATTGACCGTTTTCTTTTCTCTTCGGATTGGGAAGATCTTTTTCCAAATATGA
- the LOC113347733 gene encoding uncharacterized protein LOC113347733 isoform X2, producing the protein MGSKQTSIINKEKEVIFAATVAAGFLTVSHASSSVSLDSSSLRSLKKRLKEKLSKKVSLRSSFSDTLNGEVSSKKGKRVMEREVNSKQNNCDNNEIQKMHEENCDGSDNAASQTSNSKKRSRQDDGDALEMAKGLPEKFKIISWNVNDLGHPDKHSKLKKACETVEACYSYDSKNEA; encoded by the exons ATGGGCTCAAAGCAAACTTCGATaataaataaagagaaagaaGTTATTTTTGCGGCAACAGTAGCAGCAGGGTTTTTGACTGTCAGTCATGCATCCAGCTCCGTTTCTTTGGACAGTTCATCTTTGAGAAGTCTAAAAAAGAGACTAAAGGAGAAATTATCTAAAAAAGTTTCCCTTAGATCTAGTTTTTCTGACACTCTAAATGGGGAAGTTTCAAGTAAGAAAGGAAAAAGAGTTATGGAAAGGGAGGTCAATTCCAAGCAAAACAATTGTGATAATAATGAAATTCAAAAAATGCATGAAGAAAATTGTGATGGTAGTGATAATGCGGCGTCGCAAACAAGTAATAGTAAAAAGCGATCACGACAAGATGACGGTGATGCTTTGGAGATGGCGAAAGGTTTACCCGAGAAATTCAAG ATAATTTCTTGGAATGTTAATGATCTTGGACACCCGGACAAGCACTCTAAGTTAAAAAAAGCTTGTGAAACGGTGGAAGCCTGCTATTCTTATGATTCAAAAAACGAAGCTTAG